A window of Methanoregula sp. genomic DNA:
GTACTTCTCGCTCGTCCGGGCCTTGAACTTCTCCGCAATCTCCTCCGGAGACGGACATGATGCAAGCATCTCTTTGTACTTTTCCATAATCTGTGATGGCGAGACACCCTTGAATTTTAAAGCGATCTCCTCATCTTCTACATGAAGTCCGGCGAACTCTTTGCCTAATGTAAAAAGTGTCCGGTGTTTTGCCGAGCCGGTCCAGGTAAACCAGTACGTGTGAGCACCGTCGATCACGAACGGATTCTCCGCAAGCCCGGCTTCCCGGGCAGCATGCTGTGCTTCCCTGAGCATGGCCTGTGCCTTAAGATCGAGATATGCGGGAACGTAATCAGAGGTTACGATCTCGCGCATCTTCCCCCGGATGCGGGTGTGGATATCTGCCCCGCCACCTCCGAAATATTTCGGCACCTTTCCCCCTTTCGAGGGCTCGACAAAAATCTCGTTTCGTTTGAAATCAATCTCAAGGATCTCCCAGCGACGCCCTGCAAGGATCAGGAACCTGCGTGTCTCAAGATCGGGAGCCGACTGGATGCTGCCGATCTTTCCTCCCTTGTGGATGACACTGAATTCCTTTGGCGTGGTGAAGGCAGAGTAGAATTCAAAATTGTTGACAATTCTTTCTCCCTCAAGGCCAAGGATCAGTACGTCCCTCTCATCCTGTTCGATAAGATCTGCGACTCCCATGCTCCGTAAGATCTGGATGAAATCCTCCTGCCGGACATTCTGGAAAGCCCCATCTTTTACAAGGGTATCGAAAAGATCCTTTGCTGTCGATCCACCGTGTTCTTTGATGACACTGAGGATCTGCTGTATCAATGTTGAAAAATGGTAAAAGTCGATCTGCGGGGGCTCATTCCATTTTTCGATCATCAGCTCCGACATCGCAACCGCCCGGAGAAGTTCGGGGTGAAGACGTTCCACAATGGAATCCTCTTCAGATCCCTTCTCGATGATGAACATGATCAGGATAGACGGTTCACCCTCTTTGCGCCCGCTCCTGCCAAGACGCTGTGCGAGTGAATTCACCGACCAAGGGGCTCCGATTTGCCCGATTCGCGAAACGTTTCCGACATCGATTCCCATCTCCAGTGTGCTCGAACAGAATGTGGCCGTGGGCCGGTTCGACTTCAGGGCATCTTCCGTATCTTCGCGTTCGCTTTTCGAGAGTGAGCCATGATGAATCCGGAAACAATCCGGTAAGCCCTTTCTTTCAAGGTAGTTTCTCGTACTGTCTGTATAGTATTCCAGGAGTCCGCGGCTGTTCACGAAAATCAGAGCAGTTTTCCCATAGAAATACCGGACAATATCATCGACGACCTGAGATGCCGTCAGGTTCTTCTGGTCCTCTTTCGTTTGTTTGTCTTTGGATGTTTGCTCAAGGACATAACCACGGACAAGATATTTGATCTCTTTTTCCTCGCTTGGATCGGAAATGATTGTTATCGAATCCGGGTTCCGGGGGATGAGCCACTTTTTTGCCAGCTCTGGATCACCAAAGGTTGCAGAGAGGCCGACAAGCCGGACACCTTTCGGGCTCTTGTGCAGTACCCGGGACAGCAGGCTCTTTAGGTGTGCTCCCCGCTCGGATCCGATGAACGAGTGCATCTCGTCAATGACGATAAACGAGAGCGAGCCGAAAAGCCGGGAGAGATCGTCTGAATGATTGATGAAAAGAGACTCGATTGATTCGGGCGTGATGAGGAGAACGCCGGATGGATTTTTAAGAAATTTTGCCTTCCCGCTGCTTCCGACATCCCCGTGCCATTTGAAGACCGGGATTTCTGCGAGCTCGCACAGTTTTTCGAGACGCTGGAATTGATCGTTGATAAGCGCTTTCAGGGGACCAACATAGATCGCCGAAACTCCGACTCCTTTCTTCTCGATAATTTGGGAAAGGATCGGGAGGAATGCAGCCTCGGTTTTACCGGACGCAGTTTTTGCAGAAATGATCAGGTTATGATCGGTAGTGTATAATTCCAGGATTGCATCCTTCTGGATCGGCCTGAGCTCTTCCCATTGCATCTTGTAGAGTTTTTCCTGAATTTTCGGATGCAGGTATGAAAAAGCGGTTTTTTCCATTCGGGTGTTCCTGAAAAATTACAATTTGAATGATACGAGATCATCAACGGGTTTGGGTTGGACGGGTTTTTCCGGAATTTTCTCTTCTGGTTTTTCACAGATTTCAGGATCTTGAGATTTTTCGACCGGCGTGTTGTTCAGCAGAATTTCCCAGGATGTTCCGGGATTTTGTTCAAGGATGGAAAGCATTCGGACAAAACTCCGGATAATATCCCTGGGTGTAAGGAAGAATTCTGCCCCCAGTGTCTTCTGGCAGTGTTGAAGGAACCCTTCAATACCACTGTCGGGAAGAAGATATTTTGCGGGATCATCATACGCAAAAACATTCCTGATATTGTAGAGAAGAACGTAGGTATCTTCTTTTGACAGGTTCTCCAGTTCGATGACCGGGCTACTGAAATCTTTCAGCCCTGCGACATTGAAATTATCTTTAAGAGCGAGACGACTGGCAAGAGCTCCATAACTGACGAGACCTCTCCGCTGGTCCTTGAGGCATTCGTCAGTACCGGCAAAAATAAAACCGATTCCCGATACGTTTCCCTGGAGACAATCGTTCACGATATGCAGAATAGTTTCATAATTCGAATTACGGGCCTGGGTATTATTTAGCCGATGAGACAGTACTCCGAGTTCGTCAAGGTTGACAAGAAGCCCGGAATAACCGGCCATCTTCACAAAACGACCCCATAATTTCAGATAGTCGTAAATGGTTTTGTCTTCGATGATTGTCCGGACGCCAAGATCCTGCCGTGCCTCAGTCTTGGTGGAATACTCCCCCGAGAGCCAGCGGATCGCTGAAGCCATGAGTACATCGTCGCCCTTCTGGTATCCTTCAAAATACTTGCAGAGGACGGTGGCAAAATCATATCCGCTGACAAATTCCTGGAGGCATTTCAGTTCCTGGGGAATCTGTTCAAGGATCTCTTCAGTGCTCTTGCCCTCTTTCCGGAGACGCTGATCAAGATCGGAAATCCATCGTTCGATAAGTCCTGACAGAGCACCGCCCTCTGGTTTTGCCCTAACTGCAAAATTGTGGACTAATTCAGTATAGAGTGCCCGGGCATCATTATCTGACGAATACAAGCGTCTCTCAAGACTGATGTCTGCTTGGGCTACGACAAATTTCTTTTCAAGGGCAACAATCCGGCAGAGGTTTAAGAAAAAACTTTTGCCCGAACCATAGCGTCCTATGATGAAGCGGATCGTGGCCCCATCATTCTGAATCCGGTTCAGATCAGATAATATTGCGCTGACTTCATTTTTTCTGCCGACCTGGATATGTTCAAGGCCGATCCTTGGAACAACCCCCGCACTCAGCGACTGGATAATCGCATCCCGTTCTCTTTGTTTCAGTTTCCCCATAATCCGCTCCACTCGCCGTCAATTGATCATTTCTGGTAATTGATTACGATACGGCTTTCGCTTTCTTCCAGAAGAAAATCTCCCAGTTCCTCATCGGCCCAAGTATTAATGTCATCGAACGCGGCCCTCGGCATCAGGTTATGTTTTCTGGCAAGACCGGTGAAGTCATCCTGGCTCATCTCATCTGTTTTCATTATATCATGTAACATCGAGAGATATTTTGTGTCAAGTGAAGGAATGGTTTCAGGGGCAAATGGGAGATCGAATTCACCGGGTCGTGTATAAGTTTTAACCGGTGTTTCCGGAATTTTTACTTCCGGCTCAATGTCGATTTCCATCTCTTTTTCTTCCTGTTCGAAAACAGAAGCGAGGATATCCTGAACCGCCCGGGTATCCTCCATTGTCTGTTTCAGTTTCTCTCTGTTGATACTGAATTCCGGTTTAATTACCGGTGGGGGGATTGCCTCTCCTTTCCGGGTTTTTCCGGATTTTAATACGGTTATCGGTTCATCAGGAACGTGCCCGACAAGGAATTTCTTAATGAGTTCGTCAGAAACAGTGGGATCAATCTCCAATGCTTTGAAAACTGTTTTTATTGCCTTCTGTTCTTCTTTCACGAATTTATTATCAAGTAAGACGATCTCTCCGAGAAAATTTGCAAGGGCAATTTTTTGTTCGGGATTCAGGTGCTTACTCAATCGTTTGCCGATCCTTGACAAAGATGGTGGCTGAATTGCAAGGACCTGTTGAAGCCCTTTGAGGCAGTTGATTTCTGAAGGCTTTAGGGTAAATCTTTCGGTAAAAAACTGATAGAGTAAGTCTTCTTCCTCCGGAGATACGTTTTCATCTGATGCAGCAATACCATGTGCCATCTCAAAGATTAATGCCGCTCTCTGGAAATTTTCTGTAATTATGTTTTCTTTATCGTCAATAGGAATGATCGCAACAGCATCGTTCCACTTATACGAAGTGCCGGCTATCGCAGGATCCGGGACAATGACATATCCCATCTCTTCAGCAGTTGTTGAGATCGTCCTACTTTGCGTGGCAGTTAATGAAGCCCTTTCTTCAATGCCTAAAAAACCAGCAAACTCAGATATCTTAGCAATAGTCAGACCATTAACCGGGGTTTTAGAGGAGAGATATTGCTGCCATAATTCCAAGTCCGGGTGAATCATTCCCTCTTTCAATTCATCCGGGATCAGACTGTACACTTCTCTGGTCACTTTTCCCCCGGTCTTTTCGAGCTTATTTGTCAGGGGTTTGAGTTCCTCTAAACATTCAGACCAGATTTTGGAAAGTCTCTGGAAATGCTCCGTGCCTTGTGATGGAATGCATAAGCTCACAGATTCAATGCGTTTTGTTGCTGGTGAATAACCAACGTATCCAAGCAATGATGGGCTTGCTGGTCGATAATCCATTTGAAAAAGGTTGTAATCTGGATCAATGGGAATTCCTTGTGGGAAATGAATCTGAAATTTTTCTTTAAAGAGTCGTTTCAGAAGTTCTGGATTTTTTTTCACAATATTACTTTTAGGTGAACTTCGGGAATTTTTTGACAGCGAATATCCTAACTCCCATGAAACGGATTTGTTATTTCTCCAACACCAGGACAAAATTACATTTGCAGAGATTTCATCAAGGTTATCAAATGCGGGAAAAAATCTGAAAATTGCAGATTCATCCATCTCATTAAGCCGGGAGCCCACAAGGTAAGCGATAAAATGATTCACGTAAGAATTGAAAGAATTGGAATTTGGATAGCGGGTAAGGAGCCGACGTGCTTCCACCAATAATTTTTCCGTGTCCTCTTTTTCGATTATTCCCCGGCGTTCGAGTCCGTAAAAATATATGAATGCATACCCAATTTCATCCAGGTCATCATTTCGCCCTCGGGAAAGCCACGATAAATATTTTCCCCGTTGTCCCGGAGTCAGGTTTGAATATTGGGGATAATAGGAGAGTGTTTGTGAATCAGTTACGGTCTTTCCTATCGACAGTTTCCGATCAATGCATGATGCCTCTTGCGGCAAGCTGGCTCCATCCGACCAGTATGTTAGAGGATTTACTATCGTATATCCATGGACCGTTATTGAATTGCCAAAACCAACCCAGTTCAAATTATGTCCGGATCTTGTTTGAGAAAATTCATCGTTTGAGTTTGATCGTGCAATTTTAATTTCAATAGTTCCGGATTGCGTATTGGCTTTTCTTATTGCCTCTACTCGAATGGGTTGTTTTGACGGAAGTTTGGATGAAGGTGTTTTACTATTAGGTGTGCTAACCAATTTCAAAAAAACAATTAAGCCGCCGATTATTAAACACAGGATAAAAAGAATACCGACGAAAGAATCGATTAAGCCCATTTTATACCCTTAATAGTCCATTTATTCTTGACAAGAATATAGTATATTCTATTTAATCCCGCCTCCGGATAATCCGCCACAAACTTAAACTCAAACACTCCCGCTGCGAAAGCCGGGCCGGAAAATCCCCGTACTCATACGAAGCATTCATCATCGCAAACTCCCGGGGGATCATTTCCTGCACATCGCGTAACTGCTCCTCGTAGAACGCATAGGGCTTCGTTGCGCCGGTTTTCAGGAACACGAGTTCGGTGCTGATCTCATCGGCACTTTTCCGGTAATACTCCTTTGCCCAGAGTACATACGCCGCCATCTGGAGTTCCGTCTCATACTCGTCATCGTCCCTGTGGTAGTTATAAATCGCCGTATATCTGTCTCCCGTTCTGCCGGTCAAGTCAGAAGTATCGAATAAAGAATGAAAAAACAATTTTATAAAATCATTTTCACACCGCCCGGCACAAGGTTAATACTCCTGGTTCCGAAGGTGAACTAAGAAGAAATATGACTCTCTCGTTCACAAGGTCAGATGGTGTTAACGTCGATCTCATCCGGGAGTCCCATTGTAAAGTATGCAGCAAACCCATCCCTTTGAACTACAGGGACTACGGGTATTGTATGGACTGCAAGGATCAGAAAGACCGTGAGCAGGAACTCATCATGTACGGGGTCACGGAATATATCCTGAAAGATCCTGTGGAAAGATTATCGGCAATCAACCGGGAGATCCGGGAATTCAAACACGACCGGACTCTTGCCGGAAAGCTGGGCGAATGCATGGTGCATGTCATCACGCACCGGTATCCGCATCTCCGTGATGTGGACCTGATCGTTCCTGTCCCTTCCTCAAACAGTACCCGTAGATATAACCCGGCAACACTCCTGGCGGAATATGTTTCCCTTGCAATTGGTATTCCCTGCGAAAATATTCTGGCCAAGGATCCCGGCAGCCCCTTACAGCATGAACAACCGGCCGACAGGAAATGCGTGGATATCGTGGGAAAGATCCGACCAAAGAGATTAATTGATGGGGAGTCCGTACTACTGATTGACGATACGGTAATCAGTGGTTGTACTATGCGCGAATGTGCCCGGGTCCTGAAGGAAAATGGCGCTGGCAGGATATACGGGCTTGTTGTGGGACGCGGTATCGATCGCAAACGACTTGAATTTCTGGAGCGGGAGGATGCACATCATGTATGACCGGATATCCCTGCTTGCCTGTGTCAACGATAAGGAAACTTCCCGGAATACCGGCTTTGCCAATGAATATTTCAGGAATGCAAAAGTACAGGATTTTCTTGCAGGACTGATCCCCGGTTCCCCGGATTCGCTCTATGCCGAACAGAATCCGCAATTATTCAAAGCATACCAGAAGATCAGGGAATCCCTCTCAACTTCGGATCTTTCATTGTATGCCGGGGAGATCGCACGGATCCGGGCGTCCGGGACGCAGCTCATCCCCTATGACTCCGATAGGTATCCCGGTCAACTCAGGGATCTGTCGGACCCCCCGTTATTGCTGTATCATAAGGGAAACCTGGTGGATTTCAGTAATTGTATTGCAATTATCGGTACACGCACCCCTTCAGAATACGGGAAACAAATTACCCGGCAGTTGAGCAGTTCCTTTGTTAAAGTAGGGTACACCATAGTCAGCGGGCTTGCATCGGGAATCGATACCGAGGCGCATCGCGGAGCTCTTGATGCCGGAGGAAAAACCATTGCCATTCTTGCCGGTCACATCGACGATATTTATCCAAGATCGAATTATTCCCTTGCCCGGGAAATCATGCAATCGGGTGCAATAATCTCTGAAGTATCAGCGTTCGTCAAAACGCATAAAGGCAGGTTCATCTCCCGGAACCGGCTTACGAGCGGAATATCCCAATGCGTTATTGCGGTTGAATCTCATGGCGGTGGCGGGACATTACGTCAGGTGACAACAGCCCAGTCCCAGGGGAAGCCCGTGTTTGTGTGCAGGCCTGACGATCGTGATCAGGAATCAGCGAAAGGCTTTGCCGAATTATGTAACCGGGGTGCAATTCCCATCGATTCTGCGGATGAGGCGATCCACTATCTCAAACAGGTACCATCTTCCCCGGCATCTGCCCGAGGTGGCGGGAAAAAACAATCGACTCTGGTAAGTCTGAATCAATTTTAACCTTGCCCGGAATTTTTTCTTCGCGATACGGATCCCGATTGAAAATCATTTCCGGATCAATCAGACTTTACCTGAAAATTTTCAACCACACGTTGATTGAAAACTTTTGAGCAGACCCTGACTGAAAAAAAATAGTCAGACCTTGATTGAAACATGAATCCGCATCTGCCTCTCCGACGAGCGGGCGTGCGGGAAAAATGCATCAGACCCTGCTTGAAAATTTGTAATCGGATCTTGATTGAAAAATTCCGGGCAGACCTTGATTGAAAAAAATCTGCCGGACCTTGCCCGGAAAATTTCAATCGACCCTCCGGGCCCTGCCTGAAAGTCGCGTACCGATCAACCAGACTTGCCGGAAAATTTTCAGCCACACATCGATTGAAAACTTTTGAGCAGAATGTGTGTGAAAAAATTTCAAGTGAACCCTGAAATAAAAATCTCACCCTCGCTCGCTCCTTACTCACACCCCCAGAATCCCCTTTTTCTAGGCACTTAACAACGTCACCAATCCGGGCACGCCACGCCCTCCGTTTCCTTAAAATTCCTAAACAAAGCCCAAAATGAGCCCCGTTTCAGGTCAGATCACCCCCTGTTCGATCGAAAACTCCTGGATATTTTGCATAACTGGGGGTCCGTTACCAAGCGGGTAAAATTCACGTCGGTACACGCCGGAAGATTTTCGGATCGAAGCCCCAAAACAGCCCTTCTTTTCATTTTCCACCCACTACCCCCCATCCGGAAGGAGATCGGCCATCCAAAGCGCAATAAAGAGGAAACTTTTAAAACTCGAATAGGTCGTTTTTTGACATTTACGGCCCAAAATAGGAGCCAAAAAAATGCAGTGAACAAAAATCGGGCAATCTGCTCAAATAATGCAGGAAAATGTTACCCTGTTCATCCCCCTGCACACCCTGTCTCCGTCGGAGAAGCGGGTCTGCGAAAAGAGCATCTCTTACATAGTCCCGGGCCGGAATAATCGATCTTGAAAAAGGGGGTTCTTTTCCCTTTGACCCTCCTACCCCCCAGCGAAAAAAAGGGGCTGCTGGAAGCCCGCTAAATTGCACGGCCAAAATCCCTGCAAATCGGCCCGAAGGAGAAAATACCCCGTTTAATCGGTATTCTTTATGAGCGTGGACACCATTTCCCTCCCTCAAAAAACAGCCTTCGTCCGATTGGCAAAAGGAGCATTTTACGGGCTTATTTGGGATGAGGTGGTGCCCCATCCCTGTACATGGGTCCAAGTGTGGGGTCTTACCTGAATTTTCCCGGCCTCCTCTCACTACTTCGCTCCCTGGGCCGCCAGTCGTTCCCGTGCAGCCTGCATCGCAGACTTTTAGTTTCTGCTCCAGCACTTCGCGGGGCGGAAGATCGCAAAGATATTCAGAGACATGAATCCCGGATTTATCGAGTTGCAGGAGGCGGATCTGTTCCTGGTCTCCGAGGGGACACCGGGAACGTGAAAATGTGATGCAACAGGGTTTTATTAAAAATGTTAAGCTGAAATTTGCCACAAAAAAATAATCGGGCTGCCTCTCCACCTCATGATCTCCGTTGAGTGCCAAACCCCCCTCGCTTACCGGTTCACGGCTGCATCACTCTACTTGTGAAGGCCAGCCCCCGGACTTCAGCGGGACAGGTGAAATACGGTTGGGAATTATCACTCCTCTCAATGAAAAAAGTGGCAATCTAAAAGAAATTATTTCTGCAATCCCATTTCGTCGAATGCACGTTCAATCCTTTCAAG
This region includes:
- the dprA gene encoding DNA-processing protein DprA encodes the protein MYDRISLLACVNDKETSRNTGFANEYFRNAKVQDFLAGLIPGSPDSLYAEQNPQLFKAYQKIRESLSTSDLSLYAGEIARIRASGTQLIPYDSDRYPGQLRDLSDPPLLLYHKGNLVDFSNCIAIIGTRTPSEYGKQITRQLSSSFVKVGYTIVSGLASGIDTEAHRGALDAGGKTIAILAGHIDDIYPRSNYSLAREIMQSGAIISEVSAFVKTHKGRFISRNRLTSGISQCVIAVESHGGGGTLRQVTTAQSQGKPVFVCRPDDRDQESAKGFAELCNRGAIPIDSADEAIHYLKQVPSSPASARGGGKKQSTLVSLNQF
- a CDS encoding ATP-binding protein, which gives rise to MGKLKQRERDAIIQSLSAGVVPRIGLEHIQVGRKNEVSAILSDLNRIQNDGATIRFIIGRYGSGKSFFLNLCRIVALEKKFVVAQADISLERRLYSSDNDARALYTELVHNFAVRAKPEGGALSGLIERWISDLDQRLRKEGKSTEEILEQIPQELKCLQEFVSGYDFATVLCKYFEGYQKGDDVLMASAIRWLSGEYSTKTEARQDLGVRTIIEDKTIYDYLKLWGRFVKMAGYSGLLVNLDELGVLSHRLNNTQARNSNYETILHIVNDCLQGNVSGIGFIFAGTDECLKDQRRGLVSYGALASRLALKDNFNVAGLKDFSSPVIELENLSKEDTYVLLYNIRNVFAYDDPAKYLLPDSGIEGFLQHCQKTLGAEFFLTPRDIIRSFVRMLSILEQNPGTSWEILLNNTPVEKSQDPEICEKPEEKIPEKPVQPKPVDDLVSFKL
- a CDS encoding TerB N-terminal domain-containing protein encodes the protein MGLIDSFVGILFILCLIIGGLIVFLKLVSTPNSKTPSSKLPSKQPIRVEAIRKANTQSGTIEIKIARSNSNDEFSQTRSGHNLNWVGFGNSITVHGYTIVNPLTYWSDGASLPQEASCIDRKLSIGKTVTDSQTLSYYPQYSNLTPGQRGKYLSWLSRGRNDDLDEIGYAFIYFYGLERRGIIEKEDTEKLLVEARRLLTRYPNSNSFNSYVNHFIAYLVGSRLNEMDESAIFRFFPAFDNLDEISANVILSWCWRNNKSVSWELGYSLSKNSRSSPKSNIVKKNPELLKRLFKEKFQIHFPQGIPIDPDYNLFQMDYRPASPSLLGYVGYSPATKRIESVSLCIPSQGTEHFQRLSKIWSECLEELKPLTNKLEKTGGKVTREVYSLIPDELKEGMIHPDLELWQQYLSSKTPVNGLTIAKISEFAGFLGIEERASLTATQSRTISTTAEEMGYVIVPDPAIAGTSYKWNDAVAIIPIDDKENIITENFQRAALIFEMAHGIAASDENVSPEEEDLLYQFFTERFTLKPSEINCLKGLQQVLAIQPPSLSRIGKRLSKHLNPEQKIALANFLGEIVLLDNKFVKEEQKAIKTVFKALEIDPTVSDELIKKFLVGHVPDEPITVLKSGKTRKGEAIPPPVIKPEFSINREKLKQTMEDTRAVQDILASVFEQEEKEMEIDIEPEVKIPETPVKTYTRPGEFDLPFAPETIPSLDTKYLSMLHDIMKTDEMSQDDFTGLARKHNLMPRAAFDDINTWADEELGDFLLEESESRIVINYQK
- a CDS encoding DEAD/DEAH box helicase, which gives rise to MEKTAFSYLHPKIQEKLYKMQWEELRPIQKDAILELYTTDHNLIISAKTASGKTEAAFLPILSQIIEKKGVGVSAIYVGPLKALINDQFQRLEKLCELAEIPVFKWHGDVGSSGKAKFLKNPSGVLLITPESIESLFINHSDDLSRLFGSLSFIVIDEMHSFIGSERGAHLKSLLSRVLHKSPKGVRLVGLSATFGDPELAKKWLIPRNPDSITIISDPSEEKEIKYLVRGYVLEQTSKDKQTKEDQKNLTASQVVDDIVRYFYGKTALIFVNSRGLLEYYTDSTRNYLERKGLPDCFRIHHGSLSKSEREDTEDALKSNRPTATFCSSTLEMGIDVGNVSRIGQIGAPWSVNSLAQRLGRSGRKEGEPSILIMFIIEKGSEEDSIVERLHPELLRAVAMSELMIEKWNEPPQIDFYHFSTLIQQILSVIKEHGGSTAKDLFDTLVKDGAFQNVRQEDFIQILRSMGVADLIEQDERDVLILGLEGERIVNNFEFYSAFTTPKEFSVIHKGGKIGSIQSAPDLETRRFLILAGRRWEILEIDFKRNEIFVEPSKGGKVPKYFGGGGADIHTRIRGKMREIVTSDYVPAYLDLKAQAMLREAQHAAREAGLAENPFVIDGAHTYWFTWTGSAKHRTLFTLGKEFAGLHVEDEEIALKFKGVSPSQIMEKYKEMLASCPSPEEIAEKFKARTSEKYDQFVPENLQIAEYARRYIDTGVSLLKK